The following are encoded in a window of Ogataea parapolymorpha DL-1 chromosome VII, whole genome shotgun sequence genomic DNA:
- a CDS encoding Ribosome biogenesis protein RPF2, with amino-acid sequence MIRTIKPKNARSKRALDKRQPKIVENVKTALFVPGTTSNKALHDISVDLAALKKPDVKRFTKKNEVLPFEDASKLEFFSEKNDASLLVFMSSNKKRPNNLTFVRTFNYKIYDMVELLVLNNYKLLEEFKKATFQVGLKPMFVFNGPIFDTHPLFKQIKSLFLDFFRGEVTKLQDVSGLQHVIAVSAIEEDDNDESISKLPLVHFRVYKLKTYKSAEPKLPRVELEETGPRLDFKIGRHQYPDPEMEKEALKVPKQLQPTQKKNVDVDRMGDKIAKVHVGTQDLSKLQTRKMKGLKSKYDQLSDSEDEVSGDEDGISDGEEDEIIDSSADQEEGDTEFLDAEEELPERKKRRV; translated from the coding sequence ATGATTAGGACGATCAAGCCCAAGAACGCGCGTTCGAAAAGAGCTCTGGATAAAAGACAGCCCAAAATAGTTGAAAATGTGAAGACGGCTTTGTTTGTTCCGGGAACGACTTCGAACAAAGCCCTTCATGATATCTCCGTGGATTTGGCTGCTCTAAAAAAGCCAGATGTTAAACGGTTTACCAAAAAGAACGAAGTCCTACCATTTGAAGACGCATCGAAATTagagtttttcagcgagAAGAATGATGCTTCTTTACTTGTTTTCATGAGCAGCAACAAGAAGAGACCTAATAATTTAACCTTTGTGCGCACATTTAATTACAAAATCTACGATATGGTCGAACTTCTTGTGCTGAACAACTATAAGCTATTGGAGGAGTTTAAGAAGGCGACATTTCAAGTCGGTTTGAAGCCGATGTTCGTTTTCAATGGTCCAATTTTTGATACTCATCCGCTTTTCAAACAGATTAAATCCCTATTTTTGGACTTTTTCAGAGGAGAGGTTACCAAACTACAAGACGTCTCTGGACTACAACATGTGATTGCTGTGTCAGCAATTGAAGAGGACGATAATGACGAAAGTATTTCTAAGCTCCCTCTGGTTCATTTCCGCGTATACAAATTAAAGACTTACAAGTCTGCTGAGCCAAAATTGCCAAGAGTGGAGCTCGAAGAGACAGGTCCTAGACTTGACTTCAAAATCGGTAGACATCAATACCCTGACCCTGAGATGGAGAAGGAAGCACTCAAGGTGCCTAAGCAATTGCAACCAACTCAAAAGAAGAACGTTGATGTGGATAGAATGGGTGACAAGATCGCCAAGGTTCACGTTGGTACCCAAGACCTGAGCAAACTACAGACCAGAAAGATGAAAGGTCTAAAGAGCAAGTATGATCAGTTGAGTGACAGCGAAGACGAGGTTAGTGGGGATGAAGATGGAATCAGCgatggtgaagaagatgagATTATCGATTCCAGCgctgaccaagaagaaggagacaCCGAATTTTTGGACGCCGAAGAGGAGCTGCCcgaaagaaagaagagaaggGTTTAA